One part of the Magallana gigas chromosome 5, xbMagGiga1.1, whole genome shotgun sequence genome encodes these proteins:
- the LOC136275645 gene encoding uncharacterized protein: MNNKQNTPIQLNGENIRETDKFTYLGSIVSKDGVADSDVKSRTNKARWPDTISNASLWEKTKQDPIHIEIKRRKWGCIGHTLRKSPENNTRQALDWNPQGKRKVGRPRQTWGRSVESETKEAGFTWAQLKKVAQNRVRWRGVVAALCSPRS, encoded by the exons ATGAACAACAAACAGAATACACCAATCCAATTAAATGGAGAAAACATCAGAGAAACCGACAAATTTACATATCTTGGGAGCATTGTCAGCAAGGACGGGGTCGCTGACAGCGATGTTAAAAGTCGTACCAACAAGGCAAG ATGGCCAGACACCATATCAAACGCAAGCCTATGGGAAAAGACCAAACAAGATCCCATCCACATTGAAATAAAGAGGAGGAAATGGGGATGTATAGGCCACACTCTACGTAAATCCCCAGAAAACAACACAAGACAGGCACTGGATTGGAACCCACAGGGAAAGAGGAAGGTGGGGAGACCTAGGCAAACCTGGGGAAGATCAGTAGAGTCAGAGACAAAAGAGGCAGGATTCACCTGGGCCCAGTTAAAGAAAGTCGCCCAAAACAGAGTCCGCTGGCGAGGAGTGGTTGCGGCCCTATGCTCCCCAAGGAGCTAA
- the LOC117680704 gene encoding craniofacial development protein 2-like — MTCAGESHQRVSAPTNLLSIKANTRIGTWNIRTLYEVGKAAQVAKEMTRYNIKVLGLSEVRWNERGQVRLESGETIIYSGHEDQDHAHTQGVALMLSPEATKEKIAWEPVSPRLMSDRFNSKGRKITIIQCYAPINASEEQEKDEFYAALQSMIDHMDHAPRRDIKVVMGDLNAKVGEDNTNKELIMGKHSIGNINENGELFTDFCNFNDLVIGGTIFPHKRIHKTTWSSPDGKTENQIDHITIMRKWRSLLDVRTRRGADAASDHQLVTARLRMKLRAFKDKSKTLHYKFNVHLLKIKEKSDEFNIAISNKFDALEGLTVTTIEDHLVKLQDTWKTACSEVLGKRKREHKDWMTAETWEIVKIRKELKQKINQCKDAQQKKGLKKEYRKANKQVKKNARKDRRQFVHDMTEETETSARQNNMKRLYEISRTLSGKNVNTNTPVRDKQGKIISSDIGQRARWVEHFKENTVPDYYASAKLKRVQKCHLGTGIIIRHSVGSSKSVTTTQYCKHTNNKE; from the exons ATGACGTGTGCAGGTGAAAGCCATCAGAGAGTCAGTGCACCGACAAATCTTCTGTCGATTAAGGCCAACACCAGGATAGGGACCTGGAACATCAGAACCCTATACGAGGTCGGAAAAGCTGCCCAAGTAGCAAAGGAAATGACAAGGTACAACATCAAGGTACTTGGCCTAAGCGAAGTTAGATGGAATGAAAGAGGACAAGTTCGCTTAGAATCAGGAGAAACCATCATATACTCTGGACATGAGGACCAGGATCATGCACACACTCAAGGGGTTGCCCTTATGTTGTCACCAGAAGCAACAAAAGAGAAGATTGCATGGGAACCAGTGTCGCCAAGACTCATGTCAGACAGGTTCAACTCAAAGGGAAGGAAGATCACAATCATTCAGTGTTATGCCCCAATAAATGCATCAGAGGAGCAGGAGAAGGACGAATTTTACGCTGCATTACAGTCAATGATAGACCACATGGACCATGCACCTCGCAGAGATATAAAAGTTGTGATGGGAGATCTGAATGCCAAGGTTGGAGAGGACAACACGAACAAAGAACTCATCATGGGAAAGCACAGCATTGGTAACATTAATGAAAATGGAGAACTTTTTACAGACTTCTGCAATTTCAATGACCTTGTCATAGGAGGCACCATCTTTCCACACAAGAGGATACATAAAACAACCTGGTCTTCTCCAGATGGAAAGACAGAAAATCAAATAGACCATATTACCATCATGCGAAAATGGAGAAGTTTGCTAGATGTTAGGACAAGACGAGGAGCAGATGCAGCCTCAGATCACCAACTTGTTACAGCTAGGCTTAGAATGAAACTCAGAGCATTTAAAGATAAATCAAAAACACTTCACTACAAATTTAATGTCCACCttcttaaaatcaaagaaaaaagtgaCGAGTTTAACATCGCAATAAGCAACAAGTTCGATGCGCTAGAGGGATTGACAGTAACAACTATAGAAGACCATTTGGTTAAGCTCCAAGACACCTGGAAAACTGCATGCAGTGAAGTTTTAGGAAAGAGAAAGAGGGAGCACAAAGATTGGATGACAGCAGAAACATGGGAAATAGTTAAAATAAGGAAAGAGTTGAAGCAGAAAATTAACCAGTGTAAGGATGCTCAACAAAAAAAGGGACTGAAAAAAGAATATAGGAAAGCCAATAAACAAGTAAAAAAGAATGCTAGAAAAGACAGGAGACAGTTTGTCCATGACATGACTGAAGAGACAGAGACATCAGCCAGGCAGAACAACATGAAAAGGCTGTATGAAATAAGCAGAACGCTGTCAGGAAAGAATGTGAACACTAACACCCCAGTGAGAGACAAACAGGGAAAGATTATCAGTAGTGATATAGGACAAAGAGCTAGATGGGTAGAGCACTTCAAGgaaaacactgtgccggattattatgccagtgccaag cttaagcgggtgcaaaaatgtcatcttggcactggcataattatccggcacagtgttggAAGTTCTAAATCGGTCACCACCACCCAGTACTGCAAGCATACCAACAATAAAGAATGA